The following DNA comes from Castanea sativa cultivar Marrone di Chiusa Pesio chromosome 10, ASM4071231v1.
cttcccacggagcatgggttaagaaagtctttgacaatgaaggcTGCGATAGACATGCGTCAGCTTATGGACcggatagataaatataaacggGTAGAAGAGGATCAGATGCAAAGCAAAGGCAAAATGAAAGGGTATCTAGAGAGGAAGGATCTTCGGGTAGGGGGGTTTCAAGGTATTCGGCCCAAACGAGACTTTACAAGCCATCCGAGGACCGCCGAGTCTCCTCTAGTTAACTCACTATTTAAGGAACCTGTGCATCACGTACTGGAGAAAATTCGGCATGAGCCATATTTTAGGCCACCAaacaaaatgagtggagatgcatccaTGAGGAACCAAAACCTCCACTGCCATTACCACCAGGATAAGGGACATACCACGGAGAAGTGCCGGACGTTGCGTGACCATTTAAATCAATTGATTAGGGCCGGGAAGATCAATCACTTATTGGCAAAGCCGAATGGGAATCAGGAACAACTAGATACTCGGAAATTTTGGGGTCAGGCCCCTCAACCATCTTTAGGCACTATTAACGTCATCTTGACCCAGACGAGAGGAGACTTTGGGAAACCTTCTCGGGTCATGACCGTTCAAAACAAGTGTGGGAATGAGGACGTGGAAGAGAatcatcaaacaaataaaagactCAGATCCTCGGTGACGCTTACTTTGGGTTTTTCTG
Coding sequences within:
- the LOC142613473 gene encoding uncharacterized protein LOC142613473; this translates as MKAAIDMRQLMDRIDKYKRVEEDQMQSKGKMKGYLERKDLRVGGFQGIRPKRDFTSHPRTAESPLVNSLFKEPVHHVLEKIRHEPYFRPPNKMSGDASMRNQNLHCHYHQDKGHTTEKCRTLRDHLNQLIRAGKINHLLAKPNGNQEQLDTRKFWGQAPQPSLGTINVILTQTRGDFGKPSRVMTVQNKCGNEDVEENHQTNKRLRSSVTLTLGFSDKDKEGTFQPHDDALVVTVRIGGYDVKRVLVDDGSGAEIMYPDLFNGLKLKEEDLEKYDHPLVGFDGNQVIPRGMIRLPVQVEGSEVQVNFIVVMAYSPYTAILARPWLHAMEAVSSTLHVMVKYPTGGSVGVLHGSQTVARQCLMSATIRTGRGSLEGEVPETS